CTGTCAGTTCTTCTATAGATTCATGGGCTAATTGTGACAAACCAGGAATAAACTTTTGACTATAATCCCGCTTAAAGTCTTTTTCTAAGCTGAGTTCTCGCTTCAGCAACCGCATTAATCCTGGCAAATTCTCCAAAGTTGTCTTTAACGGCGGTTTGCTCATCTTAGCGCCTCTGGTTAAAAATTCCAGACTTTCCGGTGGTAAGCCCATCCGCAGAAAAATCTGTCCTAAGAGGGATGCATTAAAATAAGCTCTGGAATAATGCAGTGTGGCAGTTTCGGTAAAATCCAACCCCAAGGCGCGATCGCCTAAAACCAAAGTAAAAATATCTCCCCAAACGCCACAAGTCAAGGGGCGATTAATTGACCAAGTTAAGGGTTGAATTACCCCAGGAATGACTTCGGCGGCGATTTTCCTAGTCCAGATCGGTAACAGGGTCGTAATGGGTCGAGATTGCAAAACCCAGAGATTTTGACTGTCATAAGTCCACTCAATATCTTGGGGTAAGCCGTTATACTGTTTTTCTAGTCGCCGGACTAAGTATACTACTTGTTTAATTAATGATTGTGGTACTTGGCCGCTACCTTCCAATTGCACAGAGGAAATATTTTCTGTTTCTACCACAAAGGCGCGATATTGTTCTGGTGTAACTTTGCCGGAAACAACTTGAGTCGGGCTACCTGGTAATGCTTCAATGACAATTGCATCCCCTTGTTGGGTAATGGGGTCACGACTGAAAGCTACGCCAGAATAGACACTCTGGATTTGTTGTTGTACCAGTACACCCATTGCGGTATCTGGTAAACCGCGATCGCGACGATACTGCACAGCCGGGGGATGATTGTAAGAAGCTTGGACTTCAGCGATCGCCGCTTGTAATTGCTGTTTGCTGCTAACATTCAAAATTGTGGTGTACTGTCCAGCCGCCGAAGCTTGTTCGGAGTCTTCCCCAATAGCCGAAGAACGCACGACTAAAGGAGATAAATCAGAAGGCTGAAGCATGGCTATCAACTCTTCGGGATCATCCATTGGGGAAATCACCCATCCTTTCGGCACTGGATAGCCCCAGCGCTTAATTTGAGATAATGTCGCGGCTTTTTCTCCGACTACGGCAGGATCTAACTCGTCATCTAAGGTCAGAAGCGAGCGATTACCGCGTAAATAGGCAAAAGTTGCTTGGGAATCTGTATCCGCCTCTTCCACTGGAAGATTCAAATCATCGGGAATTTTTGTGTAAATCCACCCCAATACTCCAGCTAGGACAATAGCCGCCATGATTTTGGGGAAATTGCCCACATTCAGAAGTAACACAAACAAGGGAAATACAAATAAAACTCCGAATTTTACCAGTTGCCGAGATTGCAGCAGTGAAAAACTGATAATTGCCAACAAACCTGTAAATATTGCCACCAGGGGGTCGTGGACGATAAAGCCCCAAACGACATTGGTTGTACCTGCCCCTCTGCCTACCCCATATCTACCTAATACTAAGGCAATCAAGGCAATTAATTCCCAAAACGATCCTTCGGGAAAAAACAACCGAGACAGCAATACTGCCCCAATTCCTTTGATCGCTTCTGACAACACCGCCAGAATCCCTACCCATGTGCCGCCATGATAAAAAGCGGCGGAAACACTGATGTTTTTCGTGCCGATTTGTGATAATTGCCTGCCTTTGAGGGCGTAGGTAATCCCAGCAATAATTGGTAACGCGCCCAAGACTGGACAGGCAATTAAAATAACTAAGACACCCCAAAGTTCAATCATTGTGAATTTTAGATTTTAGATTTATTTTCCCTCTAAAACCTCAAATCTGAACTTCTGAAATTTTTGTGAAATTTTTTGATGGTGGTGAGGATGCTTTGGTTGATGGACACTTGGCTGCGGTGCAAACCGTGGTTGCAAGTGTCCCTTCAGTAATTCTCAGTTTAGCGCATAGGCAGCTTGCAACGCCCAAATAATCAAGGCAGCAATCGATCCCAATAGCAGCACAGTAGAGATGGTGACTACTTTGGGGGAATCTGCACCCTTAAATTTCATAATTCCGCGATTTAAATCGGACATAGCTTGTAAACCTCCTACAGTGCTAATTTGTCCGTTTTGATTGTAGTCTTTCTATTTGCTGATCAAGCTAAATTACAGATAATATTTTGTTTAAGCTTTGCAACAATTACGGTC
This is a stretch of genomic DNA from Nodularia sp. LEGE 06071. It encodes these proteins:
- a CDS encoding glycerol-3-phosphate acyltransferase, with product MIELWGVLVILIACPVLGALPIIAGITYALKGRQLSQIGTKNISVSAAFYHGGTWVGILAVLSEAIKGIGAVLLSRLFFPEGSFWELIALIALVLGRYGVGRGAGTTNVVWGFIVHDPLVAIFTGLLAIISFSLLQSRQLVKFGVLFVFPLFVLLLNVGNFPKIMAAIVLAGVLGWIYTKIPDDLNLPVEEADTDSQATFAYLRGNRSLLTLDDELDPAVVGEKAATLSQIKRWGYPVPKGWVISPMDDPEELIAMLQPSDLSPLVVRSSAIGEDSEQASAAGQYTTILNVSSKQQLQAAIAEVQASYNHPPAVQYRRDRGLPDTAMGVLVQQQIQSVYSGVAFSRDPITQQGDAIVIEALPGSPTQVVSGKVTPEQYRAFVVETENISSVQLEGSGQVPQSLIKQVVYLVRRLEKQYNGLPQDIEWTYDSQNLWVLQSRPITTLLPIWTRKIAAEVIPGVIQPLTWSINRPLTCGVWGDIFTLVLGDRALGLDFTETATLHYSRAYFNASLLGQIFLRMGLPPESLEFLTRGAKMSKPPLKTTLENLPGLMRLLKRELSLEKDFKRDYSQKFIPGLSQLAHESIEELTAPQLLERIDLILVLLRSGTYYSILAPLSAALRQAIFRVKDGEIDNSLAPEVSALRSLTALAADAKQVLPACEPDQVFEQLARTPEGDKILYEFNELLEDYGYLSDVGTNIAVPTWKENPQPIKQLFVQLLQNPPETHGGDSIKRVLSAKRKRGVVQQRVDIKGRVTELYSRLLAELRWRFVALEQIWLKSGLLQETGDIFFLELNEVRRLVAEDDFQLRKHLSEIVQFRRSLFDQDSQFNQIPLLVYGHTPPHPLPPSPLYSDHILQGIPASHGQAEGRIKVVRNLEDLPEINRETILVVPYTDSGWAPLLVRAGGLIAEAGGRLSHGAIIAREYGIPAIMDVHNATWILQDGQRVRMDGSRGIVELSDDLRPD